Below is a genomic region from Verrucomicrobiota bacterium.
GAACGGTTCCGGGAACTGGCCATCCTCAAGGCGCTGGGCTTTCGCCGCCGGGAATTGTTCGCGTTCATCCTGGCGGAAAGTTTTGGCCTGGCGCTCATGGGGGCGATTTTGGGCATCGGCGGCGGCTGGCTGTTTTACACGCACACGAAATTGGCGGGCTACGCGGTGATTGGAATTGGCGGGGTGTTTCTCCTGAGCGGCTTGCGCCTGCTTTGGCGGCGCGAGTGGGTTGGCTGCCTGCTGTCCATGCTGACGGGGCTCTGCCTCTTGAATGGGGGTGGGAAGGTGGTCCAGATCGGCAGCATCGCGGCCATGACTCAGAATATCATCATCACCTCGGAAGTGACCGGGCGCATCATCGGCCTGGCCATGGTCGTGGCCGCCTGCCTGGGGATTATTTCGTGCGTGGCCCCGGTGATTTCCGTCGCTCGCACCAGCGTGGTGGACGGGTTGAAAACCCTGGATTAAACATGGCGCTCCCGCTCAAATACAACGTCCGGAATGTGCTGGTGCGCTGGCGCGCCACGCTGGCAACGATTCTCGGTGTGGCGCTGGTGGTGTCCGTGTACGTGCTGGTGTTGTCCTTGGCGGTCGGCCTGGAAAAATCCAGCCAGAACACCGGGGATCCGCGCAATATGCTGATCGTGCGCAAGGGGTCCACCGCCGAATCGGCCAGCCAGATTACCCGCGAACAGTACCGGCAGTTGGTCTATCTACCCCAGATCGCGCGCGACACGAATGGCGAACCGCTGATTTCCGCCGATGTCATCGTGCTGCTCTGCCTGCCGCGTCAGGATGGGAGCGAAGCCAACGTGCTGTTGCGCGGCGTCTCGCCGATGGGCCGGGAACTGCGTCCGCAGGTGGCGCTGGCCGCCGGTCGCTGGTTTGTTCGCGGCCAGCGGGAGGTGGTGGTTAGCCGGCGCATGGCGGCGCGGTTTGCCAACTTTAAGCCCGGCGAGCAATTCGTCACGGGCGGCAAAACGCTCACGGTGGTTGGCTGGCTGGACGGCGGCAACAGCGCGTTTGACTCCGAGGTGTGGATGGACGCGGATGAGGCCCGCGCGATCTTCGACCGGGAAAACTATTCGAGCGCGCTGGCGCGGGTGGCATCGCCAGCCGAGGGGCTATCGCTAAGCAACCGGGTGGATACGGACAAGCGCCTTTCCCTGCGCGCAATGGGGGAGGCGGACTATTACAGCAAGCAAACCATGACGGCGATGCCCATCAAGATTCTGGGCAATTTTTTAGCCACCATCATGTCGGTCGGGGCCGTCTTTGCCGCCATGAACACCATGTATGCGAGCGTCGGCTCGCGCACCCGCGAGATTGGCACGTTGCGGGTGCTGGGTTTCCGTCGGCGGACCGTGCTGTTGAGTTTTTTGATCGAGGGAGCGCTGCTGTCCTTGATCGGTGGCATCCTGGGCTGCCTGCTGGCCCTGCCGATGCATGGCTACACCACCGCCACCATCGGCTTGGAAACCTTCAGCGAGACGGTGTTCCAGTTCCGGATTACGCCCGGGCTGGTGGCGCAAGGGCTGATTTTTTCCGTGATTGTTGGCGTGGTTGGGAGTTTACTACCCGCCATGCGCGCCGCCCGGCTGCCGGTCATCGCGGCGCTGAAGACCGTATGAAGACCGTATGAAGACGGGAACCGGATTATTACGAGCGCATCCATGAACGAAGACAAACTGCAGCAACTGAGAATCCAGGCAGACGCCCGTCGGCGGCCTTCCGGCACGCTGTGGGGGATTGTTTTTGGAGTGCTGCTGGTCACCGGCGTGGCCCTGTATTTGTACCGGCCTTGGGATCCGGAGAAACAGCGTCTGGGCGGCTCCGTCAAACCACCCCCAGGCGTGACCAACACCACCGAAAACTCCGCCAGAGTTTCGCCTTCCGGCAGTTCCGCTTCCCGCGCCAACGCCCCAGATACCGCCAACGTTGGCGTGAAATCATCGGGTGCGACCGAGCCGCGTGCGGACTCAGTCCTGACGGTCAGCGGCTATATTATCAATCGCGAGCGTATCGAGATCAGCCCGCGTTTTATGGGGCAGGTCCGCTGGATTGGCGTGAGAAAGGGGGATGCCGTCACCAACGGCCAGGTGGTGGTGCGTCTGGATGACAGCGAATACCAGGCCCGCTGGCAGGAGACGCAGGCCCGTTTGGAAGGCGCCCAAGTGGGCGTGACCAAAGCTGAGTTGGATCTCAAGCGTGCCGAGGCTCTCGTCAAAGCCAACGTGGAAATGCAAAAATCCGCGGACGACGCCCGGCTGCAACTGGATATCGCCCGCGCCACGGTGCGCGAAATTGAGGGCCAATTGCAGTTGCTCAAAGTCTATCTGGATTGGACGATCATCCGTTCCCCCCTCAATGGCGTGGTGCTGGAAAAATTGGTAGAGGCCAA
It encodes:
- a CDS encoding ABC transporter permease; translation: MALPLKYNVRNVLVRWRATLATILGVALVVSVYVLVLSLAVGLEKSSQNTGDPRNMLIVRKGSTAESASQITREQYRQLVYLPQIARDTNGEPLISADVIVLLCLPRQDGSEANVLLRGVSPMGRELRPQVALAAGRWFVRGQREVVVSRRMAARFANFKPGEQFVTGGKTLTVVGWLDGGNSAFDSEVWMDADEARAIFDRENYSSALARVASPAEGLSLSNRVDTDKRLSLRAMGEADYYSKQTMTAMPIKILGNFLATIMSVGAVFAAMNTMYASVGSRTREIGTLRVLGFRRRTVLLSFLIEGALLSLIGGILGCLLALPMHGYTTATIGLETFSETVFQFRITPGLVAQGLIFSVIVGVVGSLLPAMRAARLPVIAALKTV
- a CDS encoding efflux RND transporter periplasmic adaptor subunit, whose amino-acid sequence is MNEDKLQQLRIQADARRRPSGTLWGIVFGVLLVTGVALYLYRPWDPEKQRLGGSVKPPPGVTNTTENSARVSPSGSSASRANAPDTANVGVKSSGATEPRADSVLTVSGYIINRERIEISPRFMGQVRWIGVRKGDAVTNGQVVVRLDDSEYQARWQETQARLEGAQVGVTKAELDLKRAEALVKANVEMQKSADDARLQLDIARATVREIEGQLQLLKVYLDWTIIRSPLNGVVLEKLVEANEMVTPQSFGGARGISTALMAVADPSDLQVEIDLNETDVAKIHLNQRCRVSPEAYPDHAYEGYVAEISPEASRQKGTLQLKVQIKNPDRFLTPELSAKVDFLK